One Poecile atricapillus isolate bPoeAtr1 chromosome 18, bPoeAtr1.hap1, whole genome shotgun sequence genomic window, TCTTAGTTGAGAATCTGGTTCTGTTTGTGTAACTTGTTCTGCTACTGGTAATCAGGTACACATAAAGCACTTCCATACTTGTTTGTTAGtgtttattgttgttgtttgcaGTTTTGCTATTAGTTATGCTTTCTGTACAGggttattatttattatttagttACTCACAGCATTTTGAATGGCACTTCTAAAAGAAGCTGACCTGGTTCACATGCCACTGGTCTAAATTGCTTTCTAAATAGAGGATTCATTCTCTGCATCAGAAGAACCTGGCAAACGCTCTTTGATCTTGCAATTGTCTTCTTTATTCATAGCAGCATCTTCTTGTCCATTCTCTAGAGGCTTGGAGTTCTTATTTTGAAAGTGTTTCTTTagcaatatataaaaaattattccaaCCAAGTAGGAAGGACCTCTTAAAACTGCTCCTAAACCAAGGAAGACATACCTGTGGGACAGAGCATAGAAGATTGGGCCAGGCATTGAATTTtacaaaaacactgaaaaaaataatttaacgGCTTTCAAGGCTCccttacatatatatataaaaaaaaaaactcaagcAAAGACATTAAAACTCATTGTTTGTGAATGATACCAAAAACTGGACATTTTTACTTGCAAAACTTCTCTGAAGGAACtgataattcctttttttttttttttggaagattCTTGGATCACTTTAAAGCTTTAGATTCTTTAGGGCAGGAAGTATTTTGAGGTCACCAGCATGGTCTATtgtatgtaaaaataaaaaacatcagaaatgGCCAAGGCTTgagtgaaacagagaaaaatctaTGGAGTGGTCCCTCAGGAGACTGATAGAGTTTGGGTTTCACCAACATCTACAGCTACTCAGTACAATATTCCTTCATGGGCTTTTATCTCAAAAGTGGCCAATGCACAGCATTAACATTCTTGCCAGTGTGAACAAACTACCTGCAAATAAGGTAAATTAGGGTAACTTTCCTCTTCATGGTAAAACCTAAAGtctgaggtatttttaattggcTCTAAGTATATGAAGAATACACAGTTCATTCCAGATATCTCTGTCATGGatattaaatttcttttgtaCAACATGGAAACTGACTAAGAATGAAGAGTTTAACATTTGATCTTGAGCTTTTTTCAATTTCAGGAATTCTGGACCGACTTAAAGTTGAGCCCAGGGTTAGTATCTGACCATGATTTTGGGTCACACACTAAAGTGTGAGTGAACCAAGCATGTCCTTCCACAGAGAGGGTTTTTGTGCCCTAATTTGCTTTACCTGTTTGTAATGGAGTCATAGAGCCTGCAAGCCCCTCGCTTCCCACAGCTGGTGCTTCCCCATTTCAAGCATGTCTTGTCGATCGCTGCACCGAAATAAACCGGTGCTGGAATCCCAGCTGCAAGGAGACAGGCAAAAAAATGGGACAAGGTTTCACAGGGAAGGACATCTTCTCAGAAATCAGCTTTATATTTCCTTAGTGGTGATTGCACACTTTGAGGGCGGCACGAGGTGGGTTGGGCTCTGCGGTGATTTCTCTTACCCAGCGTTCTCATGATGAGTGTGTACAGACCAACTGCGAGAGCTTTGAGCTCTGGCTGaacacatctgaaaaaaaaagaggtataAGTAAGAAGTGTTGGCCTATTTAGTGCTTAGACATGCCTATTAAACTGCTATTAAATAACCTGAATTTATTACTCTTGTTGATGGAAAGCCAAAATTTGAGAGAAGAGTgcttccttcctctgctgcagtgtGTTAAGTGGTATGAAAAAGGTGAATTTGTCTGCTGATTTCCATCAAATAGCTGCTGGAAGGTCCATTCCCTCTGCATAATTAAGGACTTGAACTTTTAAAGTCATAATCAGAGCCTTTTTCTTACGGAAATGGACTCTAATTATCTTCACTCTTGGGCATACATTTCCCTCACttactcagagccccatccaacctgacctggaacgcttccagggatggggcagtcacagcttctctgtgccagggcctcaccaccctcacagggaggaatttcttctaACCTAAACtttccctctttcagtttgaacccattactccttgtcctacCACTACAGCTCCTGATGAGCAGGaaagtcctttttttccctaaggTAAAGAACCAAACATGACTTTGAAAGCCTCACTAGAAAGCCTTTGATAAACAGCCTGCTGTACTCACCTAAATATAATCATGTATGCAGGAGTGGCTCCCAGGGCGTAGCAAAAGCCACCTATAACTTGTATTACTGTGTAATAAATGAACTTCATCGAACAATCATCGCTTTTTGGACATTGTCCCATGGTGGCAGAATTGTTTCCTACCCATGAACTGTTGATTTCAAGACATCTGCAGTTATGGAAGACCTGGAAGACACAAAAGAGTTTTGGTAGGACACTGCTCATGAAATGGGGATTCTGTTGGAGAGAAAACAGAGTAAAGAGACGGCTCTAGACCATTTATGTTCTGGAGTGACCACCTGGCATCAGGAAACATGCAGATGGCACAGCACAATGAAGGTTTACATCCATGGACTGGAACTTTGGCACTCTGGGCATTATCTCCAGCACTCCATGCCAAGCAAAAATCAGTCAcccagaagaagaagaagcagttTCCTGATATCCCAAAGTCTCACATGGAGGAAGCAAGCTGCCTTTTCTTAACCCATTTTTCATACTTAAACATTAATGATCACTAGCAGGGAAGATACTACTCTATCTTCAACTGTTAGGTTAAGCCTCAGGGCAGCCAAAATTATGTTTATGAAAGGCAAAGCCTATGGACAACCTTCAGGCAACATGAAATCATTTGATTTGTGTGTTTCCCCCTCTTGTGCTCAACCTAGAGATGACAAAAGTTAATATCTAGAACACAGAGCTAGAGCTTTTTGCTTAATGTGCAATAACTCAGAGAAATAtctcttttctgtgctgtttgtaGCCAGAAATCAAAAATACCTTACTGACTAGTCCCCAGTAACTCTGATTTTCCAAAAATGCATTATCCTACTAAATCTGTGATGTTGCATGGAAAATAAGCAGGTTAGAAACCTTGGAAACCAAAGCAGGGTCTTACTGTGTTCTTTCCATGTCCCACGGAAACCTCGCACCCAGCCAGACACGCCGAAACATAGGTGATTCCATTGGCTCCACACACAGGATCCCACACATTGGAGGCACATTTGCAGTGAGAGTTGCATTCAGAAAATAAGGAATTGTTGTGGTACGGAATGGGGTTGCTTGGAAGTTAAGTTCAGACAAGTGTAAgaaatttttaattcagtgcTGAAGTCAGTGAAGTCCCTTCTGTGTGACAGTGCTGCTGTTCTGAAACCCTCCTCATATGCCCAGGACAAGTTCTCACAGCTGAGTTTCTACATCTCTATTGGTCTATTTGAGATTCCACCCTCCTTGCACTGATATTAAAGTGATTACTAGATTatagagaatttaaaaaaaaccccaaacactgctACTGATTTTACAGATGtagacagaaaagagaaaggtcAGTTGAACTTCCCCCTAACTGATTTTAGAGCTAGCAAGAGTTACAACAGTCTTATCAAGTATATCTTTATTGGTTGGTAAAAATGCACCAAGGACAGAAACCAGATCTCCTGGTCTCTGTAGTTAAAAAATACTCCTCTCTTAAAGCCTAGCTGAATTTTTCATAGAGGATATGAAGAATGcagttcttttcttttgctttcagtAATTCTTTGTGTATTGAGCAAAAAGATATGTCTTCATTTATCTTCTCCTTTCTAGGTAAATAAAATTTACGTGCTTGCCATTTTTTCATCCCAGTGCTTCCTAAGCATAATTCCTAATTCCTAAGCATATTCCCTGGCCCACCATTTACATTCCTAGTGAAAATATTGCACAGAAATACCCACCCATCCCCAGCAAAACAACCTACATTGCTAATGATGCAATTCCTAATTAATCTTTAACCAGCACTGGGCTTTGTCAGGCTGACACTCTGCTGACCAACAAAACTACCCCAGTGACATGTGGCAGTGTTCACTGTCTTTCAAGCATTGCAAAAGCATGTTTCTCTTTTAGCCTTGATGTCACAGTACCTTTTTTGAGAACTATGGAGAAAACCACaatcttttctattttatacTCACCCTTGATAGGACACTGTCATTCCTGCCACCGAGTAGTTATCACAGCCAACAAAAAAGTGTAACAAACTGATGACATAGGACAAAAATGACATGATAAATGAAAACTTTGTCGCTCCAATGATGCTCATTTTATACTTTTTCATTATAAGCCCTCCTAGGAAAATGCCAAGACCTACAGGAGGTAAGGATGTCACTCCTGAAAGAGATTGTAGAAGGGGAATGTAAGAATTAAAGAATCATTTTAGTCTTAAGAGCCAAAGTCTGCCCTTAGTTTTTTGTTCCTGGTAGCTTTATGGTCTGTTATGACTTCAGAAAGGTTTGTGCTCAGTCCAACCCCTGGGCTGCACAAGCTGTTTGTGAAGTGCCAACCCTCCAAGCCCACTTCCATTGCAAGGAACTCCCCAGATGCTTCAGCAACTAAAACTCCCACACCACACTCATTGCATATTTGGGGTGCCCTTGTTATAAGTATAATATAAGTGCAAAGTAATGGAATATAACTTAAAAATTTCTTATGATCCCGTAAGTAAAAACcctgtaatttttaataataattaaataaatattaattaaaataattaaataaataataattaaaataatttttataattcaGGTTCAGGTCAGACTGCCTCAGTCTATTCTGCATGGAATTCAGCCCCAAATAAAGCACAGCAGAACTTACCCCCATGCACTGCTTACAGCATAAGCAGTCCTTGCACAGTGGAACTCACCTATTAGAAAGTTGGATTTGGATGTAGATTGTCCATACTGCTGTTCCATGTACTTTGGTTTGTAAGTCAAGAAACCAATAAAACCACTGAACTGTAACAGTGAGCAACACAAAAATGTAAAGTACATTCGATTACCCAGTACTTTTTTCAGGGAGTTATAGAAATCTGAAAGAAAGGGACATATGAGTTGGCATTGGAAGATGCATGGCATAATTACTGGTGAGTAACCTGCAAAACTTAGGGCAAGGtcctgctctcagctctccAAGTGCAAGTTGTACTGATCTTCATCTGCATGAGGGtatttgaaagcaaaatcaGGCTCTTGAAAAACACCAGAAGTTGAGATACAGGAAGAGAATCCTAAAAGAAGACAGAAGTATGGGTAAAGGCCTGGCTGCTCTATTGAGATATGCACATGAAGACTAAGGGGCTCCACACAGCACAGATTTTGTTCAGCTTGCACGAATATTATCACAGGCTCAAGGCTAAGTGAGAGCCCCCTTGGTGGAGATGTCCAGTGTCTTCCACTGGGGTCTGAACAAAAAATTGACAAATGAAGCAAAGCAACTTCTTTCCATCACCTTTctaccacttttttttctttttttttttttttttttttttttttttttttttttttgcctaaggACTGCACAACGACAGCTGTTCAAGCCTGATGTATTTTCATCAGGCATCAATGTACTTCAGAGTCTCCAGGAACTCTCTCAAATGAATAATTTGTCTTTCCACACTGCAAAAGGAGcctttgaatattttctttaggTTCAGATACCGGAACACTTTTCCACTGTTCAAATTTCTTCCAGCACAAAATTTTAAAGGTAGGTGCCACTCAGGTGATGATTTATTTCAGGTGAAGCATGCAGAACCTCAGAGTCCTGAACAAGCTCTTTCACTTCTAACAATTTTTGGTGGACCTTTCCTTTCCAGGGGATAGCTGCCTGGTTTAGATGGAAGTGCAGGGGaggcaaaatattttgcagaacTGTTACATTTCCTATATGAGTTGTGCCTATTGCTTCTCACATTTATACAACATGAGAAACACTTGCCTTTCAGCATTGCTGACCACTTCCTTGGCTTctttttttcaggagaaagtTTATTCTTCATGGCACCTGTGCTTTCCAGGAGACCATGTGAAGTTTTGTCCTTATTGGCTTCCTCTGGCTTTTTCAGACTCTTTGGCAGGAAGCAGAATGGAATAGCAGATAGGAAACTGGTTGCTCCACCTATTAAAAAGCCAAGCCACCATGCACCCACCCAGCGGGAATCCTGTGGGGTGATAGTGATGCTCCctagaaatgaagaaaacaggCGCAAGTTACCCCAGTGAAGAAGCTGAATGTTCCCAACCTTTTTTCTTCTATGACAGCTACATTTTATAGTGTCTGACTTCCAACAATAAACATCTAATGAGGGACCATCCCTGAAGAGAAGGCATCAGGAATCACACCCTGAACAGTGTTATACAATCAGAGATTGGTTTGGAAGGTGTcctgcaggcagggacaccttccagttGAGCAGGATGGTCTGagacccatccaacctggccttgaacccttccaggtatggggcatccacagcttctctggttCCTGTTCCCtaccatcctcacagggaagaatttgttCCTAGCATTCTAATCCCAACTTACTTTATTTTGGTTTGAAGCCTTTCCTGTTTGTCCAGTGTTATTTTATCTGCATTTTTTACACCTTTCACTGACTGATATTTTGTGGCAGACGTAGCAACACCAAAGTCCTTACCCAACACATGGGAAACCAAAAGGGGTGGCAGACAGACCTCAAGTTTGATGTGTTTTTTGGCTCCTGAGACCATCCTCTGCTTTCCTGAATTGTGTAGGTCACTATTAAGCAATTGGACATTCTCTGTAGCGTCAGTGAAATTACCCATGGCTTAAAATGTATTGCAAGGAAAATAAGAGTAGCTGGTtgtatttttatgatttttaattCTGACATGTTTGGTAGGGAACCAAGATTATAAGAATTTTCACTGCATGACTGGAATTGGCTCACTGTCTTTATtcttaaataaaatcaaacactGTCTTAACAAAGGG contains:
- the LOC131586168 gene encoding solute carrier organic anion transporter family member 1B3-like, with product MTVETKPSNVNDSNQEADPDQLLDDEGNKNPPVKKISSCTGLKVFLAALSFSYFSKALSGTIMKSSITQIERRFDLTSSTAGFVDSSFEMGNLLVIAFVSYFGAKLHRPKIIAVGCFTMAVGCFLSAMPHFFMGYYKYETAPHKAASANLTSSINPCSLHQDVNDTVLEVSPSGCEKEPSSYMWIYILLGNMLRGIGETPITPLGISYLDDFAKEENVPVYVACLHTIAMMGPMFGFLLGSLCAKLYVDIGFVDPGSITITPQDSRWVGAWWLGFLIGGATSFLSAIPFCFLPKSLKKPEEANKDKTSHGLLESTGAMKNKLSPEKKKPRKWSAMLKDFYNSLKKVLGNRMYFTFLCCSLLQFSGFIGFLTYKPKYMEQQYGQSTSKSNFLIGVTSLPPVGLGIFLGGLIMKKYKMSIIGATKFSFIMSFLSYVISLLHFFVGCDNYSVAGMTVSYQGNPIPYHNNSLFSECNSHCKCASNVWDPVCGANGITYVSACLAGCEVSVGHGKNTVFHNCRCLEINSSWVGNNSATMGQCPKSDDCSMKFIYYTVIQVIGGFCYALGATPAYMIIFRCVQPELKALAVGLYTLIMRTLAGIPAPVYFGAAIDKTCLKWGSTSCGKRGACRLYDSITNRYVFLGLGAVLRGPSYLVGIIFYILLKKHFQNKNSKPLENGQEDAAMNKEDNCKIKERLPGSSDAENESSI